A DNA window from Hoplias malabaricus isolate fHopMal1 chromosome 5, fHopMal1.hap1, whole genome shotgun sequence contains the following coding sequences:
- the LOC136696782 gene encoding probable pleckstrin homology domain-containing family N member 1 isoform X2, translated as MSPRIETQEPPPRSPSVRHLRQEIPDPIYPKVSTQERNSQVVLWGWTKDELHQRLYTYPVREWEGRAANTYGDIIFSSLVSLYNGYTKVMSERYLVLFSFHLLILALDNTNNDFIYEGILPLSAVEVRVISLQDSSAPHMFEISGPMVDSKIFICADAADRQCWIENINDRKCKSLRQQLSPSHSTLSYLLPCDESWKKEELKRYLLRSPVWQWEGTAIQHMGQPAYVSLVHISNMPLHRSQERLLVLFPSDLLILSVDPQRLHVKYEGRLPRKSIRALERSALPGRLEFEITGDLMEPLMVSCTYPEDYQAWIFQLQQPEKVPHTISNHTPPPLIPKKRRS; from the exons ATGTCGCCCAGAATTGAGACACAAGAACCTCCTCCTCGGTCTCCCTCAGTGAGACATCTCAGACAGGAG ATTCCAGATCCAATCTATCCAAAAGTATCCACTCAGGAAAGGAACTCACAG GTGGTACTTTGGGGGTGGACAAAAGATGAGCTACATCAAAGGCTGTACACTTATCCAGTCAGAGAGTGGGAAGGTCGTGCAGCAAACACTTACGGAGACATAATTTTCTCCTCGCTAGTATCTTTATACAATGGCTACACAAAG GTGATGAGTGAAAGATATCTGGTTCTATTTTCCTTTCACTTATTAATCCTGGCCTTGGACAACACAAACAATGATTTCATCTACGAG GGCATTCTTCCCTTGTCAGCAGTTGAGGTGCGAGTTATTTCTCTGCAGGACTCTAGTGCTCCACACATGTTCGAGATTAGTG gGCCCATGGTGGACTCGAAGATTTTCATCTGTGCTGATGCTGCTGATAGACAATGCTGGATAGAAAACATAAATGACAGAAAATGCAAATCTCTCAGACAGCAACTCAGCCCTTCCCACAGCACCCTCTCCTACCTG TTACCATGTGATGAGAGCTGGAAGAAGGAAGAGCTGAAGAGGTACTTACTGAGGTCTCCAGTCTGGCAGTGGGAGGGAACTGCCATCCAGCACATGGGCCAGCCTGCATACGTGTCTTTGGTACACATCAGCAACATGCCGCTACAC AGGTCCCAGGAACGTCTGCTTGTGCTCTTTCCTTCAGACCTCCTCATCCTGTCTGTGGACCCTCAACGTCTTCATGTGAAATATGAG GGTCGTCTACCGCGAAAGAGCATCAGAGCTTTGGAGAGATCTGCCCTGCCTGGGAGGCTTGAATTTGAAATTAcag GGGATCTAATGGAACCTCTAATGGTCTCATGCACTTATCCAGAGGATTATCAAGCTTGGATTTTCCAGTTACAGCAG CCTGAAAAGGTGCCTCATACCATCTCCAACCACACACCTCCACCTCTGATCCCAAAGAAGCGCaggagctga
- the ttll10 gene encoding protein polyglycylase TTLL10, which produces MEYGDEDKQQRWKRAPGRKWDPQGTNKEHVIKADGVKPASNHHLHWSRLKQLRVSVQVHNPQRDKIGDKCPEEPRGPGPFFFFGGRNGASIVIPYCENRGWQRIYDKSREDYKLKWCEVKVPRSYYSFRAGEQLVFQIPNNKILTTKIGLLNSLRGYERVNGRVNHGQGTRRMKMEEFFPDTFRMDLKDEREAFFAQQEGLPAGQGSMWICKPTGLNQGRGIFLLWNLEDIMAFKAKIQNTMDSLQNRKNPIRMPQAQIVQRYIQNPLLLNGKKFDIRSYCIIACTSPYVVFFRHGYVRLTCDYYEPNSYNLSAHLTNQYMQKKNPLYSVLKEETVWSMERFNEYINETFMEAKCMPRDWVLGAFTKQMQQIMIQCFLAVKDKLECKLGYFDLIGCDFLIDENFKVWLLEMNCNPALHTNCEVLKEVVPSAVTETLDLVIEIFNKCRCGLKLLPLTSQRDFVLLYYGESLSKSFTKQRSRTAGPIRTTHTKSSTMPKKTSTATIAPNGDLANQRKESTYYSENMPNQCLPSVSANSSSNSVSISLSFKEPQQNNGVSASPNIMTNSEASAKHRLPSSVCPTHNTSSNLTSSAITSISCSQQLAGPQSKQVSGKMARNSLSVKPVEVKQSCLWLNKAIPNRVELQLSKCTWEQSGMTSNQRVPLEPIKAKSTITSLSSPSLAEESNPILGLRARTVQDALSLHLINPSVSDLAQSLLCQPLRPMKLETSTSTENTSPKKE; this is translated from the exons ATGGAGTATGGAGACGAAGATAAACAGCAGAGGTGGAAGAGAGCTCCTGGGAGAAAATGGGATCCTCAAGGAACAAATAAAGAACATGTGATTAAGGCAGATGGAGTCAAGccag CTTCCAACCACCATTTACATTGGTCACGGCTAAAACAGCTGAGAGTGTCTGTACAAGTGCACAATCCACAGAGGGACAAAATAGGAGACAAGTGTCCAGAAGAGCCACGGGGACCTGGacccttctttttttttggaggtAGAAACGGGGCCTCAAT AGTAATTCCATATTGTGAGAACAGAGGCTGGCAGCGTATTTATGACAAGTCTCGGGAAGACTACAAACTGAAGTGGTGTGAAGTTAAGGTTCCACGCAGCTACTACAGCTTTAGAGCAG gagaGCAGTTGGTGTTCCAAATCCCAAATAACAAAATCCTGACTACAAAGATAGGCCTACTCAACAGTCTACGAGGGTATGAACGGGTCAACGGCAGAGTCAACCATGGACAAGGAACCAG GAGGATGAAGATGGAGGAGTTCTTTCCAGACACATTCCGCATGGATCTGAAAGATGAGAGGGAAGCTTTCTTTGCTCAACAAGAGG GATTACCTGCTGGTCAAGGCAGCATGTGGATCTGCAAACCAACAGGCCTGAACCAGGGACGAGGAATTTTTCTCCTTTGGAATCTGGAGGATATCATGGCCTTCAAAGCCAAAATCCAGAACACAATGGACAGCCTACAGAACAGAAAGAATCCTATCCGCATGCCACAGGCACAAATTGTTCAACG GTACATCCAGAACCCCTTGCTCCTTAATGGCAAAAAATTTGATATAAGATCATACTGTATCATCGCATGCACCTCGCCATATGTGGTGTTCTTTCGTCATGGTTATGTTCGACTGACCTGTGATTATTATGAGCCTAATTCCTACAACCTCTCTGCCCACCTGACCAATCAA TATATGCAGAAGAAAAACCCTCTGTACAGTGTGCTGAAGGAAGAAACAGTTTGGTCTATGGAACGCTTCAATGAATACATTAATGAGACGTTCATGGAGGCCAAGTGTATGCCAAGAGACTGGGTTTTGGGTGCTTTTACA AAACAAATGCAGCAGATTATGATACAGTGCTTTCTGGCTGTCAAAGACAAGCTGGAGTGTAAACTGGGCTACTTTGATCTGATTGGGTGTGACTTCTTGATTGATGAGAACTTCAAG GTCTGGTTGCTAGAAATGAACTGCAACCCTGCCCTTCATACAAACTGTGAAGTGCTAAAGGAGGTGGTACCAAGTGCAGTTACTGAAACCTTGG ATTTAGTCATAGAGATCTTCAATAAATGCCGTTGTGGACTGAAGCTGTTACCACTGACCAGTCAGCGAGACTTTGTACTGCTTTATTATGGTGAAAGCTTGAGCAAATCGTTCACAAAACAAAGGAGCAGAACAGCAGGGCCTATCAGGACAACCCATACCAAGAGCAGCACCATGCCTAAGAAAACAAGCACAGCTACTATTGCACCAAATGGAgatttagccaatcagagaaAAGAGTCCACGTATTACTCTGAAAACATGCCCAACCAGTGTCTACCTTCTGTGTCAGCTAATTCCTCCTCTAACTCTGTTTCAATTTCATTGTCCTTCAAAGAGCCACAACAGAACAATGGGGTATCTGCATCCCCCAATATCATGACTAACTCAGAAGCATCAGCCAAACACAGACTGCCTTCATCTGTGTGCCCCACCCACAACACCTCTTCAAACCTCACTTCCTCGGCTATCACCTCCATTTCATGCTCACAACAGCTTGCTGGGCCCCAGTCTAAGCAGGTCTCAGGAAAAATGGCCCGAAACAGTCTCAGTGTTAAACCAGTGGAAGTGAAACAAAGTTGCCTGTGGCTTAACAAAGCAATCCCCAATCGTGTAGAACTGCAGCTAAGCAAGTGCACATGGGAGCAGTCTGGGATGACCTCTAACCAGAGAGTGCCACTAGAGCCAATAAAAGCTAAGAGTACCATCACATCACTTTCTAGCCCTTCCCTGGCAGAAGAATCAAACCCCATTCTGGGGTTAAGGGCTCGAACTGTCCAAGATGCACTGAGTCTTCACCTCATCAAcccatcagtgtctgacctggCCCAGTCACTCCTTTGTCAGCCTTTACGCCCAATGAAGCTGGAAACCTCCACTAGCACTGAGAACACCTCACCAAAAAAAGAGTGA
- the LOC136696782 gene encoding probable pleckstrin homology domain-containing family N member 1 isoform X1, translating to MGCCSVTPITTGIDDVGPDEIELLEIDGAGVWTLGESKLQMSPRIETQEPPPRSPSVRHLRQEIPDPIYPKVSTQERNSQVVLWGWTKDELHQRLYTYPVREWEGRAANTYGDIIFSSLVSLYNGYTKVMSERYLVLFSFHLLILALDNTNNDFIYEGILPLSAVEVRVISLQDSSAPHMFEISGPMVDSKIFICADAADRQCWIENINDRKCKSLRQQLSPSHSTLSYLLPCDESWKKEELKRYLLRSPVWQWEGTAIQHMGQPAYVSLVHISNMPLHRSQERLLVLFPSDLLILSVDPQRLHVKYEGRLPRKSIRALERSALPGRLEFEITGDLMEPLMVSCTYPEDYQAWIFQLQQPEKVPHTISNHTPPPLIPKKRRS from the exons ATGGGATGTTGTAGTGTGACTCCAATAACCACAGGCATTGACGATGTGGGTCCAGATGAGATTGAACTCCTTGAGATCGACGGGGCAGG AGTGTGGACTCTGGGTGAGAGTAAACTTCAAATGTCGCCCAGAATTGAGACACAAGAACCTCCTCCTCGGTCTCCCTCAGTGAGACATCTCAGACAGGAG ATTCCAGATCCAATCTATCCAAAAGTATCCACTCAGGAAAGGAACTCACAG GTGGTACTTTGGGGGTGGACAAAAGATGAGCTACATCAAAGGCTGTACACTTATCCAGTCAGAGAGTGGGAAGGTCGTGCAGCAAACACTTACGGAGACATAATTTTCTCCTCGCTAGTATCTTTATACAATGGCTACACAAAG GTGATGAGTGAAAGATATCTGGTTCTATTTTCCTTTCACTTATTAATCCTGGCCTTGGACAACACAAACAATGATTTCATCTACGAG GGCATTCTTCCCTTGTCAGCAGTTGAGGTGCGAGTTATTTCTCTGCAGGACTCTAGTGCTCCACACATGTTCGAGATTAGTG gGCCCATGGTGGACTCGAAGATTTTCATCTGTGCTGATGCTGCTGATAGACAATGCTGGATAGAAAACATAAATGACAGAAAATGCAAATCTCTCAGACAGCAACTCAGCCCTTCCCACAGCACCCTCTCCTACCTG TTACCATGTGATGAGAGCTGGAAGAAGGAAGAGCTGAAGAGGTACTTACTGAGGTCTCCAGTCTGGCAGTGGGAGGGAACTGCCATCCAGCACATGGGCCAGCCTGCATACGTGTCTTTGGTACACATCAGCAACATGCCGCTACAC AGGTCCCAGGAACGTCTGCTTGTGCTCTTTCCTTCAGACCTCCTCATCCTGTCTGTGGACCCTCAACGTCTTCATGTGAAATATGAG GGTCGTCTACCGCGAAAGAGCATCAGAGCTTTGGAGAGATCTGCCCTGCCTGGGAGGCTTGAATTTGAAATTAcag GGGATCTAATGGAACCTCTAATGGTCTCATGCACTTATCCAGAGGATTATCAAGCTTGGATTTTCCAGTTACAGCAG CCTGAAAAGGTGCCTCATACCATCTCCAACCACACACCTCCACCTCTGATCCCAAAGAAGCGCaggagctga